In Candidatus Chlorohelix allophototropha, one DNA window encodes the following:
- a CDS encoding DNA-directed RNA polymerase subunit beta: MTMTALSLEALPQSAPRISVLDDKKLQRPPRLWFNRTSTVMEMPYLISTQVDSFKWFQREGLRELLDEISPITDFTGKSMELHFLDYHFDKPRYSPDECRDRDATFAAPLKVNVRLVIKETGEVKDSEIFMGDFHMMTDTGTYVVNGAERVVVSQLVRSPGILFIRTDDPVTGHSLFGAKLIPNRGAWLEFETSNKNVISVKVDRKRKIPVTVLLRSILAVLADDGVKPSEVGHDEHLIEMFAEANATAYTANSSGGEGAPRFNNQLLIQQTIEKDPTKNGEEALIELYKRLRPGDPPNIENARNLLFSLLFNPRRYDLARVGRYKLNKRLKLDVRPDLRHLTKDDIFKIVAMIIRLNNGEGHADDIDHLGNRRIRAVGELIQSQLRVGLLRMERVIKERMSITDPTTATPNSLVNIRPVVAAMREFFGGSQLSQFMDQNNPLAELTHKRRLSALGPGGLNRDRAGFEVRDVHHSHYGRICPIETPEGPNIGLIGNLATYARVNEYGFIETPYRKVVHRVDAVAEQLEGKILRETIADPNTGEVIAEEGVQISLELSEKIGSLGLRTVRIQPVVIAQIDYLSADREEEYRIAQANVELDDDGHFVQPRVAARYGDEFVMETPDLIDYMDVSPKQVVSVATALIPFLEHDDANRALMGANMQRQAVPLLRPQSPVVGTGVEWQAARDSGRVMLSQADGVVSSSTGESITVTDDNGEEYVHKLTKFVRSNQDTCINQRPSINKGERVAKGQVVADNSSTEKGELALGQNVLVAFMPWEGGNFEDAILVSEELVHEDTFTSIHIEKYETEARDTKLGPEEITRDIPNVGEESLRDLDERGIIYVGADVQPNDILVGKITPKGETELTAEERLLRAIFGEKAREVKDTSLRVPNGVRGKVIDVKIFSRENNDELPAGVNQMVRVSLAQKRKISAGDKMAGRHGNKGVISRVLPIEDMPFLPDGRPIQIILNPIGVPSRMNLGQLLETHLGWAAKRLGVKIATPVFDGVHEEEIHKMLEMAGLPADGKIQLFDGRTGEPFDQPVMVGIMYYLKLAHLVEDKIHARSTGPYSLVTQQPLGGKAQFGGQRFGEMEVWALEAYGAAHILQEMITVKSDDVIGRVKTYEAIVKGEEILEAGVPESFKVLVKELQSLGLNIEVLNEEEAPIEFAEDTGGDYLSELEGINLSGFENSGGE; this comes from the coding sequence ATGACAATGACTGCTCTAAGTCTGGAAGCTCTGCCCCAAAGCGCCCCCCGCATATCCGTACTCGATGATAAAAAGTTGCAGCGTCCTCCACGGCTCTGGTTCAACCGCACCAGTACCGTTATGGAAATGCCTTATCTTATTTCTACTCAGGTGGACAGCTTCAAGTGGTTCCAGCGTGAGGGGTTAAGAGAGTTACTCGATGAAATCTCGCCCATAACCGATTTTACGGGCAAGAGCATGGAACTGCACTTTCTGGATTATCACTTTGACAAGCCACGCTATTCCCCCGATGAGTGCCGCGATCGTGACGCTACTTTTGCTGCACCCCTCAAAGTAAATGTGCGTTTGGTTATCAAAGAAACCGGCGAAGTAAAAGATTCCGAAATCTTTATGGGCGATTTCCATATGATGACCGATACCGGTACTTATGTGGTTAACGGTGCAGAACGGGTAGTAGTCTCCCAATTGGTGCGCAGTCCGGGCATCCTGTTTATTCGTACTGATGACCCTGTAACCGGTCACTCGCTGTTCGGCGCAAAGCTGATACCGAATCGAGGCGCATGGCTCGAATTTGAAACCAGCAATAAGAACGTCATCTCGGTAAAGGTTGACCGCAAGCGCAAAATCCCGGTTACGGTGTTGCTGCGCTCAATTCTGGCGGTGCTGGCAGATGATGGGGTAAAGCCTAGCGAAGTTGGTCACGATGAGCATCTAATTGAGATGTTCGCGGAGGCTAATGCTACCGCTTACACCGCTAATTCAAGCGGTGGAGAAGGCGCACCCCGCTTTAATAACCAGTTGCTTATCCAACAGACCATCGAGAAAGACCCCACCAAGAACGGGGAAGAGGCTCTGATAGAGCTTTACAAACGCTTGCGTCCGGGCGACCCGCCCAATATTGAAAATGCGCGCAACTTGCTGTTCTCGTTGCTGTTTAATCCGCGCCGCTACGATCTTGCCAGAGTAGGTCGCTACAAGTTGAATAAGCGTCTCAAACTGGATGTCCGCCCCGATTTGCGACATCTCACCAAAGACGATATTTTCAAAATTGTGGCTATGATCATTCGCCTCAACAACGGCGAAGGGCATGCCGATGATATTGACCACTTGGGCAATCGCCGTATTCGAGCGGTAGGTGAATTAATCCAGTCCCAATTGCGCGTTGGTTTGCTGCGAATGGAACGCGTCATTAAAGAGCGCATGAGCATTACCGACCCAACGACTGCCACCCCTAATAGCCTCGTAAACATTCGCCCGGTAGTAGCGGCAATGCGCGAGTTCTTCGGCGGTAGCCAGTTATCGCAGTTTATGGATCAGAACAACCCGTTGGCAGAGTTGACCCACAAACGCCGTCTGTCTGCCTTAGGTCCCGGCGGTTTGAACCGCGATCGCGCCGGATTTGAAGTCCGGGACGTTCACCATAGCCATTACGGTCGTATCTGCCCGATTGAAACGCCGGAAGGACCGAACATCGGTCTAATCGGTAACTTGGCAACCTACGCCCGCGTAAATGAATACGGCTTCATCGAGACCCCTTATCGCAAGGTGGTGCATCGCGTTGATGCGGTAGCCGAACAATTAGAAGGCAAAATTCTACGCGAGACGATTGCCGACCCCAACACCGGCGAGGTTATTGCCGAAGAAGGGGTGCAAATAAGCCTCGAACTTTCCGAGAAAATCGGTAGCTTGGGCTTACGCACCGTGCGTATTCAGCCCGTTGTAATCGCGCAGATAGATTACCTTAGCGCAGACCGCGAAGAAGAGTATCGCATTGCACAGGCGAACGTGGAATTGGATGACGATGGTCACTTCGTACAGCCCAGAGTAGCGGCGCGTTATGGTGACGAGTTCGTGATGGAAACGCCCGACCTGATTGACTACATGGATGTTTCGCCTAAGCAGGTGGTTAGTGTGGCAACCGCGCTGATCCCCTTCCTTGAACATGATGACGCGAACCGCGCGTTGATGGGTGCGAACATGCAACGTCAGGCTGTGCCGCTATTGCGCCCGCAATCCCCGGTGGTGGGAACAGGCGTGGAATGGCAAGCTGCCCGCGATAGTGGGCGTGTAATGCTATCACAAGCGGATGGGGTTGTTTCTAGCTCTACCGGCGAAAGCATTACCGTCACCGATGATAACGGCGAAGAATACGTTCACAAACTCACCAAGTTTGTACGCTCAAACCAAGATACCTGCATCAACCAACGCCCTAGCATTAATAAGGGCGAACGGGTTGCTAAAGGGCAGGTGGTTGCCGATAACAGTAGCACCGAAAAAGGCGAACTGGCTTTAGGTCAGAACGTACTGGTGGCATTTATGCCTTGGGAAGGCGGCAACTTTGAAGATGCCATCTTGGTCAGCGAAGAACTGGTACATGAAGATACTTTCACCAGTATTCATATAGAAAAGTATGAAACCGAAGCGCGGGATACCAAGCTCGGACCTGAAGAAATAACCCGCGACATCCCGAATGTGGGCGAGGAAAGCCTACGAGATTTGGACGAGCGCGGCATTATCTATGTGGGCGCAGATGTACAGCCTAACGATATTTTGGTAGGCAAGATTACCCCTAAAGGTGAAACCGAACTCACCGCTGAAGAACGCTTGTTACGGGCAATCTTCGGTGAAAAAGCTCGCGAGGTGAAAGATACCAGCTTGCGCGTGCCGAATGGTGTGCGCGGTAAGGTAATCGACGTAAAGATTTTCAGCCGCGAGAATAACGATGAGTTACCGGCGGGCGTAAACCAGATGGTGCGAGTCAGCCTAGCGCAGAAACGCAAAATCAGCGCGGGTGACAAAATGGCAGGACGACACGGCAACAAGGGCGTAATCAGCCGCGTATTGCCGATTGAAGATATGCCCTTCCTGCCGGATGGTCGCCCTATCCAGATTATCTTGAACCCTATCGGCGTACCTTCGCGTATGAACTTAGGACAATTGCTGGAAACCCATCTTGGGTGGGCAGCAAAACGCTTAGGGGTCAAAATTGCTACACCCGTATTTGACGGGGTGCATGAAGAAGAAATCCATAAAATGCTGGAGATGGCAGGCTTACCCGCCGATGGCAAAATCCAGTTATTCGATGGACGTACCGGTGAGCCGTTTGATCAACCCGTAATGGTAGGCATAATGTACTACCTGAAACTTGCTCACCTTGTGGAAGACAAAATTCACGCACGCTCAACCGGGCCTTACTCGCTGGTAACTCAACAGCCGTTGGGTGGTAAAGCGCAGTTCGGCGGGCAGCGTTTCGGTGAAATGGAAGTGTGGGCGCTGGAAGCTTACGGAGCAGCGCACATTCTGCAAGAGATGATCACCGTCAAATCTGACGATGTTATCGGTCGCGTAAAGACCTATGAGGCAATCGTCAAGGGCGAGGAAATTCTCGAAGCAGGCGTACCGGAAAGCTTCAAAGTGCTGGTCAAGGAACTCCAGTCGCTCGGCTTGAATATCGAGGTGCTGAACGAAGAAGAAGCGCCCATCGAATTTGCCGAGGATACCGGCGGCGACTATCTCAGCGAACTGGAAGGCATCAACCTTTCTGGTTTTGAGAATAGCGGCGGAGAATAA